The proteins below come from a single Sorghum bicolor cultivar BTx623 chromosome 4, Sorghum_bicolor_NCBIv3, whole genome shotgun sequence genomic window:
- the LOC110434658 gene encoding calcium-dependent protein kinase 4 isoform X2: protein MGACFSSSASAAPAGAADDRRPSKDDDGKRRRRAAGASPEAAAAAVPVRVEFGYERDFEARYEVGRLLGHGQFGYTFAATDRASGDRVAVKRIDKAKMTRPVAVEDVKREVKILKALKGHQNIVHFYNAFEDDSYVYIVMELCEGGELLDRILAKKNSRYSEKDAAVVVRQMLKVAAECHLRGLVHRDMKPENFLFKSNKEDSPLKATDFGLSDFIKPGKKFHDIVGSAYYVAPEVLKRRSGPESDVWSIGVITYILLCGRRPFWDKTEDGIFKEVLRNKPDFRKRPWSSISLGAKDFVKRLLVKNPRARLTAAQALSHPWVREGGEASDIPVDISVLSNMRQFVKYSRFKQFALRALASTLNEEELADLKDQFDAIDIDKSGSISIEEMRHALAKDLPWRLKGPRVLEIIQAIDSNTDGLVDFKEFVAATLHIHQMAELDSERWGIRCQAAFSKFDLDGDGYITPEELRMHTGLKGSIEPLLEEADIDKDGKISLSEFRKLLRTASMSNVPSPRGVPNPQAL from the exons ATGGGCGCCtgcttctcctcctccgcctccgctgcccccgccggcgccgccgacgACCGCCGCCCGtccaaggacgacgacggcaagaggaggcgccgcgccGCCGGAGCCTCGCCGGAAGCCGCCGCGGCGGCTGTCCCCGTGCGGGTCGAGTTCGGCTACGAGAGGGACTTCGAGGCGCGCTATGAGGTCGGTCGCCTGCTCGGCCACGGCCAGTTCGGCTACACCTTCGCCGCCACCGACCGCGCCTCCGGGGACCGCGTCGCCGTCAAGCGCATCGACAAGGCCAAG ATGACCCGTCCTGTTGCTGTGGAGGATGTGAAAAGAGAAGTGAAGATTCTTAAAGCACTTAAAGGACATCAGAATATTGTTCACTTCTACAACGCATTTGAGGATGATTCATACGTGTATATTGTGATGGA GCTATGTGAGGGTGGTGAACTATTGGACCGGATTTTGGCAAA AAAGAATAGCCGTTATAGTGAGAAAGATGCTGCAGTGGTAGTCCGCCAAATGCTCAAAGTAGCTGCTGAGTGTCATCTGCGTGGGTTAGTTCACCGAGATATGAAGCCTGAG AACTTCCTTTTCAAATCAAATAAGGAGGACTCACCACTAAAGGCAACAGATTTTGGTTTGTCAGATTTCATTAAGCCAG GGAAGAAGTTTCATGACATTGTTGGAAGTGCTTACTATGTCGCACCAGAAGTACTAAAACGACGGTCTGGTCCTGAGTCAGATGTTTGGAGCATAGGAGTTATAACCTACATTTTGCTCTGTGGGAGGCGGCCTTTTTGGGATAAAACTGAAGACGGTATATTCAAGGAG GTTCTAAGGAACAAACCTGATTTTCGTAAGAGGCCTTGGTCAAGCATCAGTCTAGGTGCTAAAGATTTTGTTAAAAGGTTACTAGTGAAGAACCCAAGGGCAAGGCTAACAGCTGCTCAAGCTCTCT cACATCCGTGGGTAAGAGAAGGAGGAGAAGCATCCGATATCCCTGTTGACATATCTGTGTTATCAAACATGCGTCAGTTTGTCAAGTACAGCCGTTTTAAGCAATTCGCACTTCGG GCTTTGGCGAGTACTCTTAATGAGGAAGAGCTAGCAGATCTGAAGGATCAGTTTGATGCAATTGATATTGATAAAAGTGGATCAATTAGTATCGAGGAAATGCGCCAT GCCCTTGCAAAGGATCTTCCCTGGAGATTGAAGGGTCCCCGTGTGCTCGAGATTATTCAAGCA ATTGACAGCAACACCGATGGGCTTGTGGACTTCAAAGAGTTCGTTGCAGCAACTCTCCATATACACCAGATGGCGGAGCTTGACTCTGAAAGATGGGGTATACGCTGCCAAGCTGCTTTCAGTAAATTCGATCTGGATGGTGATGGATATATCACACCGGAGGAACTTAGAATG CACACTGGCTTGAAGGGATCTATCGAGCCGCTGCTGGAGGAGGCCGACATCGATAAAGACGGGAAGATAAGCCTGTCCGAATTCCGCAAACTCCTTCGAACCGCAAGCATGAGCAACGTTCCCAGCCCAAGGGGGGTTCCAAATCCTCAAGCTCTGTGA
- the LOC110434658 gene encoding calcium-dependent protein kinase 4 isoform X1 has protein sequence MGACFSSSASAAPAGAADDRRPSKDDDGKRRRRAAGASPEAAAAAVPVRVEFGYERDFEARYEVGRLLGHGQFGYTFAATDRASGDRVAVKRIDKAKMTRPVAVEDVKREVKILKALKGHQNIVHFYNAFEDDSYVYIVMELCEGGELLDRILAKKNSRYSEKDAAVVVRQMLKVAAECHLRGLVHRDMKPENFLFKSNKEDSPLKATDFGLSDFIKPGKKFHDIVGSAYYVAPEVLKRRSGPESDVWSIGVITYILLCGRRPFWDKTEDGIFKEVLRNKPDFRKRPWSSISLGAKDFVKRLLVKNPRARLTAAQALSHPWVREGGEASDIPVDISVLSNMRQFVKYSRFKQFALRALASTLNEEELADLKDQFDAIDIDKSGSISIEEMRHALAKDLPWRLKGPRVLEIIQAIDSNTDGLVDFKEFVAATLHIHQMAELDSERWGIRCQAAFSKFDLDGDGYITPEELRMVQHTGLKGSIEPLLEEADIDKDGKISLSEFRKLLRTASMSNVPSPRGVPNPQAL, from the exons ATGGGCGCCtgcttctcctcctccgcctccgctgcccccgccggcgccgccgacgACCGCCGCCCGtccaaggacgacgacggcaagaggaggcgccgcgccGCCGGAGCCTCGCCGGAAGCCGCCGCGGCGGCTGTCCCCGTGCGGGTCGAGTTCGGCTACGAGAGGGACTTCGAGGCGCGCTATGAGGTCGGTCGCCTGCTCGGCCACGGCCAGTTCGGCTACACCTTCGCCGCCACCGACCGCGCCTCCGGGGACCGCGTCGCCGTCAAGCGCATCGACAAGGCCAAG ATGACCCGTCCTGTTGCTGTGGAGGATGTGAAAAGAGAAGTGAAGATTCTTAAAGCACTTAAAGGACATCAGAATATTGTTCACTTCTACAACGCATTTGAGGATGATTCATACGTGTATATTGTGATGGA GCTATGTGAGGGTGGTGAACTATTGGACCGGATTTTGGCAAA AAAGAATAGCCGTTATAGTGAGAAAGATGCTGCAGTGGTAGTCCGCCAAATGCTCAAAGTAGCTGCTGAGTGTCATCTGCGTGGGTTAGTTCACCGAGATATGAAGCCTGAG AACTTCCTTTTCAAATCAAATAAGGAGGACTCACCACTAAAGGCAACAGATTTTGGTTTGTCAGATTTCATTAAGCCAG GGAAGAAGTTTCATGACATTGTTGGAAGTGCTTACTATGTCGCACCAGAAGTACTAAAACGACGGTCTGGTCCTGAGTCAGATGTTTGGAGCATAGGAGTTATAACCTACATTTTGCTCTGTGGGAGGCGGCCTTTTTGGGATAAAACTGAAGACGGTATATTCAAGGAG GTTCTAAGGAACAAACCTGATTTTCGTAAGAGGCCTTGGTCAAGCATCAGTCTAGGTGCTAAAGATTTTGTTAAAAGGTTACTAGTGAAGAACCCAAGGGCAAGGCTAACAGCTGCTCAAGCTCTCT cACATCCGTGGGTAAGAGAAGGAGGAGAAGCATCCGATATCCCTGTTGACATATCTGTGTTATCAAACATGCGTCAGTTTGTCAAGTACAGCCGTTTTAAGCAATTCGCACTTCGG GCTTTGGCGAGTACTCTTAATGAGGAAGAGCTAGCAGATCTGAAGGATCAGTTTGATGCAATTGATATTGATAAAAGTGGATCAATTAGTATCGAGGAAATGCGCCAT GCCCTTGCAAAGGATCTTCCCTGGAGATTGAAGGGTCCCCGTGTGCTCGAGATTATTCAAGCA ATTGACAGCAACACCGATGGGCTTGTGGACTTCAAAGAGTTCGTTGCAGCAACTCTCCATATACACCAGATGGCGGAGCTTGACTCTGAAAGATGGGGTATACGCTGCCAAGCTGCTTTCAGTAAATTCGATCTGGATGGTGATGGATATATCACACCGGAGGAACTTAGAATG GTGCAGCACACTGGCTTGAAGGGATCTATCGAGCCGCTGCTGGAGGAGGCCGACATCGATAAAGACGGGAAGATAAGCCTGTCCGAATTCCGCAAACTCCTTCGAACCGCAAGCATGAGCAACGTTCCCAGCCCAAGGGGGGTTCCAAATCCTCAAGCTCTGTGA
- the LOC8068283 gene encoding pentatricopeptide repeat-containing protein At2g03880, mitochondrial, whose product MPPPPPRLAPNPAAVLHAALLRASSFSAACRLPPRISFNSLLAAAASSQDTRLRALALPALALAHASGRVPLDSYALCSALRSTPSAADTLHALASKSGWLGSVFVSCALAASYGGSGRYQDARKLFDESPSKNGVFGNAVLAAYVGAAKWVPVLGFARRFSELQLQVDGYTMTAVVRACGEVANADLGVQAHGHAIRRLGGIEVDVFLVSAFVDMYAKCGLISQAECVFGLAQQETGGRGDVVLWTAMLNAYARHGQCKEVIRMYDLMVASGVYPDELAMLAVLSACQHAGEVVKGLNYFESMHADYGLVPTPEHYGCVVNMLCRAGEVTKAWEIATKDGCDCAIGVSTWGALLSACQACLNVEVGRMAAQKAIELDPTNVGIYIELSNLYARACLWDDIDQLREVMKEKGLEKDVGCTWGLSLVHERT is encoded by the coding sequence atgcccccgccgccgccgcggttgGCGCCAAACCCCGCCGCCGTACTCCACGCGGCACTCCTCAGGGCCTCCTCCTTCTCTGCCGCTTGCCGCCTGCCTCCCCGCATCTCCTTCAACTCCCTGCTCGCGGCCGCCGCGTCCTCCCAGGACACGCGCCTCCGCGCGCTCGCCCTCCCGGCGCTCGCGCTCGCCCACGCCTCCGGTCGCGTGCCTCTCGACTCGTACGCCCTCTGCTCCGCGCTCCGCTCCACGCCCTCCGCCGCGGACACGCTCCACGCGCTCGCCTCCAAGTCTGGCTGGCTCGGCAGCGTCTTCGTGTCCTGCGCGCTCGCCGCGTCCTATGGCGGATCCGGCCGGTACCAGGACGCCCGGAAGCTGTTCGACGAAAGTCCTTCCAAGAATGGAGTCTTCGGGAACGCCGTTCTCGCCGCTTATGTGGGCGCGGCCAAGTGGGTGCCCGTGCTGGGGTTCGCGCGGAGGTTCTCAGAGCTACAGCTGCAGGTCGACGGGTACACCATGACGGCTGTGGTGCGGGCATGTGGTGAGGTGGCAAATGCTGATCTCGGTGTCCAGGCGCACGGGCATGCTATCAGGAGGTTGGGAGGTATAGAGGTGGATGTGTTCTTGGTCAGCGCGTTTGTGGACATGTATGCCAAGTGTGGGCTTATCAGCCAAGCGGAGTGTGTGTTCGGCCTTGCACAGCAGGAGACTGGTGGCAGAGGTGACGTCGTGCTGTGGACGGCCATGTTGAATGCCTATGCGCGGCATGGACAGTGCAAGGAGGTTATCCGGATGTATGACCTGATGGTGGCTTCTGGTGTCTACCCGGATGAATTGGCTATGTTAGCTGTGCTCTCAGCTTGCCAGCACGCTGGGGAggtggtcaaggggctcaactaCTTTGAATCCATGCACGCAGATTACGGGTTGGTGCCCACACCAGAGCACTACGGTTGTGTGGTCAACATGCTGTGCCGGGCAGGGGAAGTGACCAAGGCGTGGGAAATTGCCACCAAGGATGGCTGTGATTGTGCAATCGGCGTATCCACATGGGGGGCACTGCTCAGTGCTTGCCAGGCGTGTTTAAATGTTGAGGTTGGGAGAATGGCAGCTCAGAAGGCAATCGAATTGGACCCTACCAATGTTGGGATTTACattgagctgtcaaatttgtatGCAAGGGCTTGCTTGTGGGATGATATTGACCAGCTGCGGGAGGTGATGAAGGAGAAAGGGTTGGAAAAGGATGTTGGATGTACTTGGGGGCTGAGCTTGGTTCACGAAAGAACTTGA
- the LOC8055073 gene encoding uncharacterized protein LOC8055073 produces the protein MGLNFSVLNKFGVPGLSAATTKQVYERHFANKDTKEFKDFHIAYVEFCKFFNTVMPGQDFDTPSTTEIQKFFDNVWKPEKNEEERKRLFLEFMKKEVKETKVVDDSFFVAAGLAVPVAAVVGKRASGHIPYVKSVRLDLVPNVVFVPFVTLLGIVGATAWQMGNKSAAAKEEEKKTSKQRAAEEQKDVNQAP, from the exons ATGGGTCTTAACTTCAGTGTCCTCAACAAATTCG GAGTCCCAGGGCTGAGCGCGGCAACTACCAAGCAAGTTTATGAACGGCATTTCGCCAACAAGGACACTAAGGAGTTTAAAGATTTCCATATTGCTTACGTCGAGTTCTGCAA GTTTTTCAACACAGTAATGCCCGGTCAGGATTTCGACACCCCATCAACTACGGAGATTCAG AAATTTTTTGACAACGTGTGGAAGCCGGAGAAGAACGAGGAAGAGAGGAAGAGACtgtttctggagttcatgaagaAGGAGGTCAAGGAAACGAAGGTGGTGGACGACAGCTTCTTCGTCGCGGCGGGGCTGGCGGTGCCGGTGGCGGCCGTCGTGGGCAAGAGGGCCAGCGGGCACATCCCCTACGTGAAGAGCGTGAGGCTGGACCTGGTCCCCAACGTCGTGTTCGTGCCGTTCGTGACGCTGCTGGGCATCGTCGGCGCCACCGCGTGGCAGATGGGCAACAAGAGCGCCGCCGCcaaagaggaggagaagaagaccAGTAAACAGCGCGCGGCGGAGGAGCAGAAGGATGTAAACCAGGCGCCTTAG
- the LOC8055074 gene encoding Golgi SNAP receptor complex member 1-2 has protein sequence MVSSSSSDAAAAALELQESGWEELRREARKLEGDLDVKLSSYARLAARSSSSAASASGAASPTADRSSWKSMEFEIQSLLGKLQDVNDAMSRCAASSANTTSVSQKLARHRDILHEFTQEFRRTRGNLSSMREHADLLSSVRDDITESKATGGMSPRVHLLRERASIHGSINQIDEVIGQAQSTRVALSNQRALFGDIQGKVKQLGEKFPIIRGLLGAIKRKKSKDTIILSAVIAACTIFLIIYWLSK, from the exons AtggtgtcgtcgtcgtcgtcggatgCGGCCGCTGCCGCGCTGGAGCTGCAGGAGTCCGGGTGGGAGGAGCTGCGGCGGGAGGCGCGCAAGCTGGAGGGCGACCTCGACGTGAAGCTCTCCTCCTACGCGCGCCTCGCAgcgcgctcctcctcctccgccgcatcCGCCTCGGGCGCCGCCTCCCCCACCGCCGACCGCTCCTCTTGGAAGTCCATGGAGTTCGAGATCCAGTCGCTGCTAGGCAAGCTGCAGGACGTCAACGACGCCATGAGCCGCTGCGCCGCCTCCAGCGCCAACACCACCTCCGTCTCCCAGAAGCTCGCGCGCCACCGCGACATCCTCCACGAGTTCACGCAG GAGTTCAGGAGGACCAGGGGGAACCTGAGCTCCATGAGGGAGCACGCCGATTTACTCAGCTCCGTCAGAGACGACATCACTGAGTCCAAG GCCACCGGTGGCATGTCGCCAAGAGTGCATTTGCTCAGGGAGCGAGCTTCCATTCATGGCAGCATCAACCAG ATTGATGAGGTAATTGGCCAAGCTCAAAGCACAAGAGTAGCTCTTTCCAATCAGAGGGCCTTGTTTGGAGATATTCAAGGAAAAGTCAAGCAGTTGGGTGAAAAGTTTCCGATAATCAGAGGTCTTCTTG GCGCCATTAAGCGGAAGAAATCAAAGGACACTATAATTCTTTCAGCAGTGATCGCGGCCTGCACCATCTTTTTGATTATTTACTGGCTTTCAAAATGA
- the LOC8055075 gene encoding phosphatidate cytidylyltransferase 4, chloroplastic has protein sequence MAAPAPAATRLHAPFLLFPSPPRPHPPLRLRFLLPSPPPVRLRRRFPLLAAAAVSTAAAGGDGGGGEDATASARKAEKARQLQKRVVVGVAIGVGAGGVVVAGGWVFAAAVSAAVLAGSREYFELVRGTAGGGGTPPPRYVSRACSAICAFMPILALYYGRMDVTVTFSAFVIAISLLLQRGNPRFAQLTSSVFGLFYCGYLPSFWVKLRSGLAAPALNTSIAYSWPILLGGQAHWTVGLVATLMAISSIIAADTSAFLCGRAFGRTPLTNISPKKTLEGALAGLAGCVLTTVLLSTVFRWPRSLLSATAYGILIFLGSLFGDLVESLIKRDAGVKDSGSLIPGHGGILDRVDSYVFTGALCYSFVRVALPLYGV, from the exons atggcggcgccggcgccggcggccacCCGCCTCCACGCCCCGTTCCTCCTGTTTCCTTCCCCGCCGCGACCGCACCCTCCACTACGCCTCCGCTTCCTCCTGCCGTCCCCGCCGCCggtccgcctccgccgccgcttccCGCTGCTCGCGGCGGCCGCTGtctccaccgccgccgctggcggcgatggcggcggcggggaggaCGCCACCGCTTCCGCCAGGAAGGCCGAAAAGGCCAGGCAGCTGCAGAAGCGGGTCGTCGTCGGCGTCGCCATCGGGGTGGGCGCCGGCGGCGTCGTGGTCGCCGGCGGCTGGGtgttcgccgccgccgtctcggCCGCCGTACTTGCCGGCTCCCGGGAGTACTTCGAGCTCGTTCGCGGCACTGCTGGCGGAGgcgggacgccgccgccgcgctacGTGTCCCGCGCGTGCTCCGCCATCTGCGCTTTCATGCCCATCCTTGCGCT GTACTATGGACGCATGGATGTTACTGTGACATTTTCTGCATTCGTCATTGCAATATCATTGCTTTTACAAAGAGGAAATCCTCGTTTTGCTCAGCTAACTAGTTCAGTTTTTGGGTTATTTTACTGCGGCTATCTACCTTCTTTCTGGGTTAAGCTTCGATCAGGACTGGCTGCCCCTGCCTTAAATACAA GTATAGCATACAGTTGGCCAATTCTTCTTGGTGGACAAGCTCACTGGACAGTTGGACTTGTAGCAACCTTGATGGCTATTAGTAGCATCATTGCTGCTGATACATCTGCTTTCCTTTGTGGAAGG GCATTTGGTCGTACTCCTTTGACTAACATAAGCCCTAAGAAGACCTTGGAAGGTGCTTTAGCTGGCCTAGCTGGCTGTGTACTGACCACTGTGCTGCTGTCAACCGTCTTTCGCTGGCCAAGATCGCTGTTGAG TGCTACAGCTTATGGAATCCTGATCTTTCTGGGTTCATTATTTGGAGATCTTGTTGAATCTCTGATTAAGCGTGATGCTGGTGTGAAGGACTCTGGATCACTCATTCCTGGTCATG GTGGAATTCTTGACCGAGTTGACAGCTACGTTTTCACAGGGGCACTTTGTTACTCTTTTGTCAGAGTAGCTCTACCCTTGTATGGGGTCTGA
- the LOC110435035 gene encoding uncharacterized protein LOC110435035, with amino-acid sequence MKTTMASAALLLVLALALVSAPLTAEAKKKKPAESVAAAGEAAEAKKVQDSFCATLCQGRKGMDLIVCKESCELSQRSNLVLYGRIQCKGKCTEQKGITAPAMKVCEEQCDKDYVVKAAEVTAACNKTCDKEKNKMLSDNCKKSCTPPAA; translated from the coding sequence ATGAAGACCACCATGGCATCAGCCGCGCTGCTCTTAGTGCTAGCCCTAGCGCTAGTGTCCGCCCCACTCACAGCAGAggcaaagaagaagaaaccggcAGAGAGcgtggccgccgccggcgaggcgGCGGAGGCGAAGAAGGTCCAAGACAGCTTCTGCGCCACGCTCTGCCAAGGCAGGAAGGGGATGGACCTCATTGTCTGCAAGGAGTCCTGTGAGCTCTCCCAGCGCTCCAACCTGGTGCTGTACGGGCGGATCCAGTGCAAGGGCAAGTGCACCGAGCAGAAGGGCATCACTGCGCCGGCGATGAAGGTCTGCGAGGAGCAGTGCGACAAGGACTACGTGGTGAAAGCGGCGGAGGTCACCGCTGCATGCAACAAGACTTGCGACAAAGAGAAGAACAAGATGCTCAGCGACAATTGCAAGAAGTCCTGCACCCCTCCTGCAGCTTGA